A genome region from Baekduia alba includes the following:
- a CDS encoding glycosyltransferase translates to MALRRVLILNYFFPPLGGAGALRGVTLVQRLPALGYQPVVVTGPGESFGRFSPQDDTLRALLGDVEVHRIATPEPPHGGTTRDRVDRLLARPGSWESWLREGFVATAREVADVDLVYADLGPDATAHAGVRVARERGVPLVIDMGDPWALDEMRVYPTAGHRRADRAGMRRAVTAADVVVMNTAEAASALRDAFPPLRDRTVLALPVGYDAADFAAPEPVRADDAFRIVHTGSFHTALGESLAASARRRALLGGGADQPVEVLTRSPVFLRRALDRVLAEHPELAGRIELHLAGPLTDADRRAVEGLDGVELLGYRSHDETIALIRSADLLFLPMQDLPTGHRARMVPCKGYEYLASGRPILAAMPDGDGREIFSRAEASTVVRPDDVDGMAAAITAEALRGTRRPSVAAQRGWLLAGLERAHLNRELARAFDGALASRPTDTTTAGPPALTGSTL, encoded by the coding sequence ATGGCCCTGCGCCGGGTGTTGATCCTCAACTACTTCTTCCCGCCGCTGGGCGGTGCCGGCGCGCTGCGCGGCGTCACGCTCGTGCAGCGGCTGCCGGCGCTGGGCTACCAGCCCGTCGTCGTGACCGGCCCGGGCGAGTCGTTCGGGCGCTTCAGCCCGCAGGACGACACGCTGCGCGCGCTGCTCGGCGACGTCGAGGTCCATCGCATCGCGACGCCGGAGCCGCCGCACGGCGGCACGACGCGCGACCGCGTCGACCGCCTCCTGGCCCGGCCGGGCTCGTGGGAGAGCTGGCTGCGCGAGGGCTTCGTCGCGACCGCGCGCGAGGTCGCCGACGTCGACCTCGTCTACGCCGACCTCGGCCCGGACGCCACCGCGCACGCCGGCGTCCGCGTGGCTCGCGAGCGCGGCGTCCCGCTGGTGATCGACATGGGCGACCCGTGGGCGCTGGACGAGATGCGCGTCTACCCGACCGCCGGGCACCGGCGCGCCGACCGCGCCGGCATGCGCCGCGCGGTGACCGCCGCCGACGTCGTCGTGATGAACACCGCCGAGGCGGCGTCCGCGCTGCGCGACGCCTTCCCGCCGCTGCGCGACCGCACGGTCCTGGCGCTCCCGGTCGGCTACGACGCCGCGGACTTCGCCGCGCCCGAGCCGGTCCGGGCCGACGACGCCTTCCGCATCGTCCACACCGGGAGCTTCCACACGGCGCTCGGCGAGTCGCTGGCCGCCTCGGCCCGCCGCCGCGCGCTGCTGGGCGGCGGCGCCGACCAGCCGGTCGAGGTGCTCACGCGCTCGCCCGTCTTCCTGCGCCGCGCGCTGGACCGCGTCCTGGCCGAGCACCCCGAGCTCGCCGGCCGCATCGAGCTGCACCTGGCCGGCCCGCTGACCGACGCCGACCGCCGCGCGGTCGAGGGCCTGGACGGGGTCGAGCTGCTCGGCTACCGCAGTCACGACGAGACGATCGCGCTGATCCGCTCCGCCGACCTGCTGTTCCTGCCGATGCAGGACCTGCCCACCGGCCACCGCGCCCGGATGGTCCCGTGCAAGGGCTATGAGTACCTCGCCTCGGGCCGGCCGATCCTCGCCGCGATGCCCGACGGCGACGGGCGCGAGATCTTCTCGCGGGCGGAGGCGTCGACCGTCGTCCGCCCCGACGACGTCGACGGCATGGCCGCCGCGATCACCGCCGAGGCGCTGCGCGGCACGCGCCGCCCGTCGGTCGCCGCGCAGCGCGGCTGGCTGCTGGCCGGCCTGGAGCGCGCCCACCTGAACCGCGAGCTCGCCCGCGCCTTCGACGGCGCGCTGGCGAGCCGACCCACCGACACGACCACCGCCGGCCCGCCGGCGCTGACCGGGAGCACCCTGTGA
- a CDS encoding MOP flippase family protein: MASTDADAPRRPLAGRVLRGLAWSAGSQATMQVSRLIVALVLARLLAPDDFGKAAMVLVFSSLVLVFSDLGLGAALVQAKELEEDDRSTAFWTTVGSGVVFTGVAAACSGLLARFYGEPEVTHLCQVFSLVFIITSIGATQEALLVRAMSFRALEVRNMVGTAGGAIVGVTIALNGGGAWAIIGQQLAEATVGAALLWFASSWRPSLTFSRAALRRMWGFSGWLVGHRLLFYVHRNADNILIGRFVGAAALGAYTIAYNVMLVPFSRIAGPIQRVLWPAFAEMQDDPARIVAGWVRVTRVLAAAAVPALVGLVVVAPDFVAVVLGARWAEAAPLIQALAWVGILQTIQVLNIDILQARARTQLVFRYMVIFTCGHIMAFAIGLHWGVLGVAIAYAISSTFIEPILTYLTSRELGVSFWTIPRALWGVAQASALMAAATVAAHELLIGTAVGQLARLALTIAVGMLAYALAAWWRIPELRTEVQGALSEVRSGRGPVVVVAPEPS; this comes from the coding sequence ATGGCGAGCACGGACGCAGACGCGCCACGCCGCCCGCTCGCCGGGAGAGTCCTGCGCGGCTTGGCGTGGAGCGCCGGATCGCAGGCCACGATGCAGGTGTCGCGCCTGATCGTCGCGCTCGTCCTCGCCCGCCTGCTCGCGCCCGACGACTTCGGCAAGGCGGCCATGGTGCTCGTCTTCTCGAGCCTCGTCCTCGTCTTCTCCGACCTCGGCCTCGGCGCGGCGCTGGTGCAGGCCAAGGAGCTCGAGGAGGACGACCGCTCCACGGCGTTCTGGACGACGGTCGGCTCCGGCGTCGTCTTCACCGGCGTGGCCGCCGCGTGCTCCGGGCTACTGGCCCGCTTCTACGGCGAGCCGGAGGTCACGCACCTCTGCCAGGTCTTCTCGCTGGTCTTCATCATCACGTCGATCGGCGCCACGCAGGAGGCGCTGCTGGTGCGGGCGATGTCGTTCCGCGCGCTCGAGGTCCGCAACATGGTCGGGACCGCGGGCGGCGCGATCGTCGGCGTCACGATCGCGCTGAACGGCGGCGGCGCGTGGGCGATCATCGGCCAGCAGCTGGCCGAGGCGACGGTCGGCGCGGCGCTGCTGTGGTTCGCGTCCTCGTGGCGGCCGAGCCTGACCTTCTCGCGCGCGGCGCTGCGCAGGATGTGGGGCTTCTCGGGCTGGCTCGTCGGCCACCGCCTGCTCTTCTACGTGCACCGCAACGCGGACAACATCCTGATCGGGCGCTTCGTCGGCGCCGCCGCGCTCGGCGCGTACACCATCGCCTACAACGTGATGCTCGTGCCGTTCAGCCGGATCGCGGGGCCGATCCAGCGCGTGCTGTGGCCGGCCTTCGCCGAGATGCAGGACGACCCGGCACGGATCGTCGCGGGCTGGGTGCGCGTGACGCGTGTCCTGGCCGCGGCCGCGGTCCCGGCGCTCGTCGGCCTGGTGGTCGTCGCCCCGGACTTCGTCGCGGTCGTCCTCGGCGCGCGCTGGGCCGAGGCGGCTCCGCTGATCCAGGCACTGGCGTGGGTCGGGATCCTGCAGACGATCCAGGTCCTCAACATCGACATCCTGCAGGCGCGCGCCCGGACGCAGCTGGTGTTCCGCTACATGGTGATCTTCACCTGCGGGCACATCATGGCGTTCGCCATCGGCCTGCACTGGGGCGTGCTGGGCGTCGCGATCGCCTACGCGATCTCGAGCACGTTCATCGAGCCGATCCTGACCTACCTCACCTCCCGCGAGCTGGGCGTGTCGTTCTGGACCATCCCGCGCGCGCTGTGGGGCGTCGCGCAGGCCAGCGCGCTGATGGCCGCGGCGACGGTCGCCGCGCACGAGCTGCTGATCGGCACCGCGGTCGGGCAGCTCGCGCGGCTGGCGCTGACCATCGCGGTCGGCATGCTCGCCTACGCGCTCGCCGCGTGGTGGCGGATCCCGGAGCTGCGCACCGAGGTCCAGGGCGCGCTGAGCGAGGTGCGCAGCGGTCGCGGTCCGGTCGTCGTCGTCGCGCCGGAGCCGAGCTGA
- a CDS encoding WecB/TagA/CpsF family glycosyltransferase: MTAAPVAPTPVPAPAHSRVDVLGCPVDALDMDQTVARCTQLIDAGGFHQHVAINAAKLVAMRDDPQLREIIERCDVISADGQSVVWASRLLHAPLPERVAGIDLMDRLLAEAVRSGYGVFILGARNEVLEEAVRRIRVKHEGIDIAGFRDGYFADDEAAGVCAQIRDSGASILLVAMSSPKKELFLGEFGPKLGVPFVMGVGGAIDVTAGITRRAPAAWQSLGLEWLYRLLQEPRRMFRRYAVTNTQFLVMLARAVARRQSPK, from the coding sequence ATGACGGCGGCGCCCGTCGCCCCGACGCCCGTCCCGGCTCCGGCCCATAGCCGCGTCGACGTCCTCGGCTGCCCTGTCGACGCGCTCGACATGGACCAGACCGTCGCGCGCTGCACGCAGCTCATCGACGCCGGCGGCTTCCACCAGCACGTCGCCATCAACGCGGCCAAGCTCGTCGCGATGCGCGACGACCCGCAGCTGCGCGAGATCATCGAGCGCTGCGACGTCATCAGCGCCGACGGGCAGAGCGTCGTCTGGGCCTCGCGCCTGCTGCACGCGCCGCTGCCCGAGCGGGTCGCCGGCATCGACCTGATGGACCGCCTGCTGGCCGAGGCCGTGCGCAGCGGCTACGGGGTCTTCATCCTCGGCGCCCGCAACGAGGTGCTCGAGGAGGCGGTGCGCCGCATCCGCGTCAAGCACGAGGGCATCGACATCGCGGGCTTCCGCGACGGCTACTTCGCCGACGACGAGGCCGCCGGCGTCTGCGCGCAGATCCGCGACTCCGGCGCGTCGATCCTGCTCGTGGCGATGAGCTCGCCCAAGAAGGAGCTCTTCCTCGGCGAGTTCGGCCCGAAGCTCGGCGTCCCGTTCGTCATGGGCGTCGGCGGCGCGATCGACGTCACCGCCGGCATCACGCGCCGCGCGCCGGCCGCGTGGCAGAGCCTTGGGCTGGAGTGGCTGTACCGCCTGCTCCAGGAGCCGCGGCGGATGTTCCGCCGCTACGCGGTGACCAACACGCAGTTCCTGGTGATGCTGGCGCGCGCGGTCGCGCGCCGTCAGAGCCCCAAGTAG
- a CDS encoding class I SAM-dependent methyltransferase — MTTMAEPPISIAPTAGGLDVACDLCGATATTTVLRTPDVRYGLGGDFALARCTSCGLQRTLPQPADAGAYYPADEYYIYQPPAAPAATAVARVRHAYGLDAGGDAGARSLRTRLAARVAVDRLSPGLPPGPPGDILDVGCGSGDFLLLLAAAGWRPHGVEPDAQAVAAAHAAGLAGVHHGDLTELGLDAASFDAVRFWHSLEHVSSPRAQLTAARRVVRDGGSLTIGVPNVGSLLSRTARKRWYYLDMPRHLWHFDRRRLSALVQECGFRVESARLVSTGSAVLGTAGYLSGKGERVLESRRAWYAALGPAMALDAVGLGDAIHLTARAV; from the coding sequence ATGACGACGATGGCCGAGCCGCCGATCTCGATCGCCCCGACCGCGGGCGGCCTCGACGTCGCCTGCGACCTCTGCGGCGCGACCGCCACGACGACCGTGCTGCGCACGCCCGACGTCCGCTACGGCCTGGGCGGCGACTTCGCGCTGGCCCGCTGCACGTCGTGCGGGCTGCAGCGCACGCTGCCCCAGCCCGCCGACGCGGGCGCCTACTACCCGGCCGACGAGTACTACATCTACCAGCCGCCCGCGGCCCCGGCCGCCACCGCGGTCGCGCGCGTGCGTCACGCCTATGGCCTGGACGCGGGCGGCGACGCCGGCGCCCGCTCGCTGCGGACGCGCCTGGCCGCCCGCGTCGCCGTCGACCGCCTCTCCCCCGGCCTGCCGCCCGGCCCGCCCGGCGACATCCTCGACGTCGGCTGCGGCTCCGGCGACTTCCTGCTCCTGCTCGCCGCCGCCGGCTGGCGCCCGCACGGCGTCGAGCCCGACGCCCAGGCCGTCGCCGCCGCGCACGCGGCCGGGCTGGCCGGCGTCCACCACGGCGACCTCACCGAGCTCGGCCTCGACGCCGCGTCGTTCGACGCCGTCCGCTTCTGGCATTCGCTCGAGCACGTGTCCTCGCCGCGCGCCCAGCTGACCGCCGCCCGGCGCGTCGTGCGCGACGGCGGATCGCTGACGATCGGCGTGCCGAACGTCGGCTCGCTGCTGTCGCGGACCGCCCGCAAGCGGTGGTACTACCTCGACATGCCGCGCCACCTCTGGCACTTCGACCGCCGGCGCCTGTCGGCGCTGGTGCAGGAGTGCGGCTTCCGCGTCGAGTCGGCGCGGCTGGTCTCGACCGGCTCGGCGGTCCTGGGCACCGCCGGCTACCTGAGCGGCAAGGGCGAGCGCGTCCTGGAGAGCCGCCGTGCGTGGTACGCCGCGCTAGGCCCCGCGATGGCGCTGGACGCCGTCGGCCTCGGCGACGCGATCCACCTGACCGCTCGGGCGGTCTGA
- a CDS encoding glycosyltransferase family 2 protein, protein MSTANAPLITVVAAAHNRAERVQILLDALAGQTLGTDRFDVVVVDDGSRDATPEVLARAAAAGPLALTVLTQPKAGGPAAARNRGWRTATAPVVAFTDDDCRPSPEWLATLLETLGDRDDVLVQGRTAPDPREIDGMSPFARTLDLPTQSPHYETCNIAYPRAVLERLGGFDENYPAPAGEDTDLGFRAVGDGVAPVFTPDALVFHAVHQIGPKGVLKFALRAAEDVRTYKANPELRALLPQGVFYRRTHPLLLQAALAAATTRKAPITALFALPYLMNVRGRAKAQGGGTAHMPFYVLNDVVEVAATVKGAVRYRVPIV, encoded by the coding sequence ATGTCCACTGCCAACGCGCCCTTGATCACCGTCGTCGCCGCCGCGCACAACCGCGCCGAGCGCGTCCAGATCCTGCTCGACGCGCTCGCCGGGCAGACGCTCGGCACCGACCGCTTCGACGTGGTCGTCGTCGACGACGGCTCGCGCGACGCGACGCCCGAGGTGCTCGCGCGGGCGGCCGCCGCCGGCCCGCTGGCGCTGACCGTGCTCACGCAGCCCAAGGCGGGCGGCCCGGCCGCGGCGCGCAACCGCGGCTGGCGGACGGCGACCGCGCCGGTCGTCGCGTTCACCGACGACGACTGCCGCCCGTCGCCCGAGTGGCTGGCGACGCTGCTCGAGACGCTGGGCGATCGCGACGACGTCCTGGTCCAGGGCCGCACCGCGCCGGACCCGCGCGAGATCGACGGCATGAGCCCGTTCGCGCGCACGCTGGACCTGCCGACGCAGAGCCCGCATTACGAGACCTGCAACATCGCCTACCCGCGCGCGGTGCTGGAGCGGCTCGGCGGCTTCGACGAAAACTACCCGGCGCCCGCGGGGGAGGACACCGACCTCGGCTTCCGCGCGGTCGGCGACGGCGTGGCCCCCGTGTTCACCCCCGACGCGCTTGTCTTCCACGCCGTGCACCAGATCGGGCCCAAGGGCGTGCTGAAGTTCGCGCTGCGCGCCGCCGAGGACGTCCGGACCTACAAGGCCAACCCGGAGCTGCGCGCCCTGCTGCCCCAGGGCGTCTTCTACCGGCGCACGCACCCGCTGCTGCTGCAGGCGGCGCTGGCGGCGGCCACGACGCGCAAGGCGCCGATCACCGCGCTCTTCGCGCTGCCCTACCTCATGAACGTCCGCGGCCGGGCCAAGGCGCAGGGCGGCGGCACGGCGCACATGCCGTTCTACGTGCTCAACGACGTCGTCGAGGTCGCGGCGACGGTCAAGGGCGCCGTGCGGTACCGCGTCCCGATCGTCTGA
- the wecB gene encoding non-hydrolyzing UDP-N-acetylglucosamine 2-epimerase: MSNDLTTDVPQLTLVHGDAPLAPLSSERSTVVHVVGARPNFVKMAPVVAALRERGAFNQVLVHTGQHYDRRMSDEILADLDFPEPDHFLAVGSGAHGEQTAKVLSAFERVLVDTQPTFVVVAGDVNSTLACALAASKLGIPIAHVESGLRSFDWTMPEEINRVLTDRLSDLLFTHSPEGLENLKAEGVEESRVHYVGNTMIDSLRRCERRARERQLAVQLGVEPGSYILVTLHRPSNVDHPSRLSGIVGGLVALAADAPIVFPIHPRTRARLAEDGSLARLEAAGVHCIEPVGYLDFLSLQADAGAVVTDSGGVQEETSALGVPCYTFRTNTERPITISHGTNTLLGDDPAELAGVRISSWDPTPSAISLWDGHAADRLADVLVTNYALCAAPAVQEQR; this comes from the coding sequence ATGTCAAACGACCTCACGACCGACGTCCCGCAGCTCACCCTCGTGCACGGCGACGCGCCCCTTGCGCCGCTGTCCAGTGAGCGGTCCACCGTGGTGCACGTGGTCGGTGCACGACCCAACTTCGTCAAGATGGCGCCGGTCGTCGCGGCGCTCCGGGAGCGCGGGGCCTTCAACCAGGTCCTGGTCCACACCGGCCAGCACTACGACCGCCGGATGTCGGACGAGATCCTCGCCGACCTCGACTTCCCCGAGCCCGACCACTTCCTGGCCGTCGGCTCCGGGGCTCACGGCGAGCAGACCGCCAAGGTCCTCAGCGCCTTCGAGCGTGTGCTGGTCGACACCCAGCCGACGTTCGTCGTCGTCGCCGGCGACGTGAACTCCACGTTGGCCTGCGCGCTCGCCGCGTCCAAGCTCGGCATCCCGATCGCCCACGTCGAGTCGGGCCTGCGCTCGTTCGACTGGACGATGCCCGAGGAGATCAACCGCGTCCTCACCGACCGCCTGTCGGACCTGCTGTTCACGCACAGCCCCGAAGGCCTGGAGAACCTGAAGGCCGAGGGCGTCGAGGAGAGCCGCGTCCACTACGTCGGCAACACCATGATCGACTCGCTGCGCCGCTGCGAGCGCCGCGCTCGCGAGCGCCAGCTGGCCGTGCAGCTCGGGGTCGAGCCCGGCTCCTACATCCTCGTCACGCTGCACCGGCCGTCCAACGTCGACCACCCCTCACGCCTGAGCGGGATCGTCGGCGGGCTCGTCGCCCTGGCCGCGGACGCGCCGATCGTGTTCCCGATCCACCCGCGCACCCGCGCCCGGCTGGCCGAGGACGGCTCGCTGGCACGCCTCGAGGCCGCGGGCGTGCACTGCATCGAGCCGGTCGGCTACCTCGACTTCCTGTCCCTCCAGGCCGACGCCGGGGCGGTCGTCACCGACTCCGGCGGAGTGCAGGAGGAGACCTCGGCGCTCGGGGTCCCCTGCTACACGTTCCGCACCAACACGGAGCGGCCGATCACGATCTCGCACGGCACGAACACGCTGCTGGGCGACGACCCGGCCGAGCTGGCCGGCGTGCGCATCTCGAGCTGGGACCCGACGCCGAGCGCGATCTCGCTGTGGGACGGCCACGCTGCCGACCGCCTCGCCGACGTGCTCGTCACCAACTACGCGCTCTGCGCGGCGCCCGCGGTGCAGGAGCAGCGATGA
- a CDS encoding glycosyltransferase: protein MSSPLPSYAIVTPARNERENIERLAESVVAQNVPPAAWIIVDDGSDDGMDEVAQRLAGEHAFIHLERTNEGSDKLEEGRRQGRDLLAFRLGVRRLPAPVDVFVKVDADTSFDADYFGELMAKFAADPQLGIGGGTCYELEDGVWERVKVNAAHPRGASRAYRWALYDDVMDLEPTLGWDGVDEVMAELRGFHTQGFTDIGFRHHRRVGEREGRLRAGSALGRQAWYMGYRPSYLMLRAAYRSRTNVASIAMVYGYAAAAAARDPRCPQPLVVDRVRDQQRLREVLRSRVPV from the coding sequence ATGAGCAGCCCGCTGCCCAGCTACGCCATCGTCACGCCGGCGCGCAACGAGCGCGAGAACATCGAGCGCCTGGCCGAGTCCGTGGTCGCCCAGAACGTGCCGCCCGCCGCGTGGATCATCGTCGACGACGGCTCCGACGACGGCATGGACGAGGTCGCGCAGCGCCTCGCCGGCGAGCACGCGTTCATCCACCTGGAGCGCACGAACGAGGGCAGCGACAAGCTCGAGGAGGGTCGCCGCCAGGGACGCGACCTGCTCGCCTTCCGCCTCGGCGTCCGGCGCCTGCCCGCACCGGTCGACGTCTTCGTCAAGGTCGACGCCGACACCTCGTTCGACGCCGACTACTTCGGCGAGCTGATGGCGAAGTTCGCCGCCGACCCGCAGCTCGGCATCGGCGGCGGCACCTGCTACGAGCTCGAAGACGGCGTCTGGGAGCGCGTGAAGGTCAACGCGGCCCACCCGCGCGGCGCGTCGCGCGCCTACCGCTGGGCGCTGTACGACGACGTCATGGACCTGGAGCCGACGCTGGGCTGGGACGGCGTCGACGAGGTCATGGCCGAGCTGCGCGGCTTCCACACCCAGGGCTTCACCGACATCGGGTTCCGCCACCACCGCCGCGTCGGCGAGCGCGAGGGCCGCCTGCGCGCGGGCTCGGCGCTCGGCCGCCAGGCCTGGTACATGGGCTACCGCCCGAGCTACCTGATGCTCCGCGCCGCCTACCGCTCGCGCACGAACGTCGCGTCGATCGCGATGGTCTACGGCTACGCCGCCGCGGCCGCCGCGCGCGACCCGCGCTGCCCGCAGCCGCTGGTCGTCGACCGCGTGCGCGACCAGCAGCGGCTGCGCGAGGTGCTGCGCAGCCGCGTGCCGGTCTGA
- a CDS encoding right-handed parallel beta-helix repeat-containing protein: MRIALRSPLSFMLFVALLAVAIPAAVALARTPSNVRANLDSDARAETVRAAHLSGGWVRLQVRDRRSGKTVITWLSPKARRMSALDVADVTGDGRKDVWYVARTTRKAPARTVAALLSWNGRHAGSLFRYDSRRSSLRKRWAGSRVELVQVSGANAGATEIRVVERERLANKTTRDVATYYRLSGGKFVAYTPSSDATVQGADGSVTKVGAAGRSTPATAAPVAGATPPAAPPAAPSGPGTPASGKPAGLTAPPEPSVSSPSVFVAPNGNDGAACSAGAPCATFDRAYHVAKPGQLVQVAGGTYGVQDMTADSSKSATGAVVVFRPAPGASVKTGEVHCGKYAGDLGPNQVELADMTTGDVLTQRCNGFTLRRVTMAGGVFVDGSTRFSMVGGSMGPGHNYHPDVQVVNGSVPHDVLFEGVRFHDWTHDDTNVHMECLQVSDVVNFTLRNSTFENCDTFDLHVDGTVSGPVQNVVIENNTFRPSTDHSGATPAYYGLSVRDGLGVMIRNNASDQAFALPSSSDTVQNWTVANNAAVLGSNQCDNRIAFSHNLWTDATCGSTDRKGASGFVNAGNNDYRPASGSKMLNGGDPALSTQYDLRGKARDATPDIGPYEGQ, from the coding sequence ATGCGCATCGCGCTGCGGTCGCCCCTCAGCTTCATGCTGTTCGTCGCCCTGCTGGCGGTCGCGATTCCCGCGGCCGTCGCTTTGGCGCGCACCCCGAGCAACGTTCGGGCCAACCTGGATTCCGACGCCCGCGCCGAGACCGTGCGCGCCGCCCACCTGTCCGGCGGCTGGGTGCGCCTGCAGGTGCGCGACCGGCGCTCGGGCAAGACCGTCATCACGTGGCTGTCGCCGAAGGCGCGCCGCATGTCGGCGCTCGACGTCGCCGACGTCACGGGCGACGGCCGCAAGGACGTCTGGTACGTCGCCCGGACCACGCGCAAGGCCCCGGCGCGCACCGTCGCCGCGCTGCTGTCGTGGAACGGCCGGCACGCGGGGTCGCTGTTCCGCTATGACTCGCGGCGCTCGTCGCTGCGCAAGCGCTGGGCCGGCTCGCGGGTCGAGCTCGTCCAGGTCTCCGGCGCCAACGCCGGCGCGACCGAGATCCGCGTCGTCGAGCGCGAGCGGCTGGCGAACAAGACCACGCGCGACGTCGCGACCTACTACCGCCTCAGCGGCGGGAAGTTCGTGGCCTACACGCCGTCGTCCGACGCGACCGTGCAGGGCGCCGACGGCAGCGTGACGAAGGTCGGCGCCGCGGGCAGGTCCACGCCAGCGACCGCCGCTCCCGTGGCCGGCGCGACCCCGCCGGCGGCGCCGCCCGCCGCGCCGTCGGGCCCCGGCACGCCGGCCAGCGGCAAGCCCGCCGGCCTGACCGCGCCGCCCGAGCCGTCGGTCTCCTCGCCCTCGGTGTTCGTCGCGCCCAACGGCAACGACGGCGCCGCGTGCAGCGCGGGCGCGCCGTGCGCGACGTTCGACCGCGCCTACCACGTCGCCAAGCCGGGCCAGCTCGTGCAGGTCGCGGGCGGCACCTACGGCGTGCAGGACATGACCGCGGACTCGAGCAAGTCGGCGACCGGCGCGGTCGTCGTGTTCCGCCCGGCGCCGGGCGCGAGCGTCAAGACCGGTGAGGTCCACTGCGGCAAGTACGCCGGCGACCTCGGGCCCAACCAGGTCGAGCTCGCCGACATGACCACGGGCGACGTCCTGACCCAGCGTTGCAACGGCTTCACGCTGCGCCGCGTCACGATGGCCGGCGGCGTGTTCGTCGACGGGTCCACGCGCTTCTCGATGGTCGGCGGCAGCATGGGCCCGGGCCACAACTACCACCCCGACGTGCAGGTCGTGAACGGCAGCGTCCCCCACGACGTGCTCTTCGAGGGCGTGCGCTTCCACGACTGGACGCACGACGACACCAACGTGCACATGGAGTGCCTGCAGGTCTCCGACGTCGTGAACTTCACGCTGCGCAACTCGACGTTCGAGAACTGCGACACGTTCGACCTGCATGTGGACGGCACGGTCTCCGGCCCGGTCCAGAACGTCGTGATCGAGAACAACACGTTCCGCCCGAGCACCGACCACAGCGGCGCGACGCCGGCCTACTACGGGCTGTCGGTCCGCGACGGGCTCGGCGTGATGATCCGCAACAACGCCTCCGACCAGGCCTTCGCGCTGCCGTCGTCGTCGGACACCGTCCAGAACTGGACCGTGGCCAACAACGCGGCGGTGCTGGGGTCCAACCAGTGCGACAACCGGATCGCGTTCAGCCACAACCTGTGGACGGACGCGACGTGCGGCAGCACGGACAGGAAGGGCGCGTCGGGGTTCGTCAACGCCGGCAACAACGACTACCGCCCGGCCAGCGGCTCCAAGATGCTCAACGGCGGCGACCCCGCGCTGAGCACGCAGTACGACCTCCGCGGGAAGGCCCGCGACGCTACGCCCGACATCGGGCCATACGAAGGGCAGTGA